The following is a genomic window from Desulfofarcimen acetoxidans DSM 771.
CAACTAACAGGCGAACTTAATAAAGAGAAAAAAAGATGTATACTGGAGGAAAATAAGATTTGTGATGACTGTTGTGAATGTTTTGTTTGTGAATTAGATCCTACAAAAATATGCGACAATTGTGCCAAGTGTTTAGGTATAAACGAATTATATGAGTTTGACCAGGTTGATGATTTTATTTTTATTGAAGATGAGGATGAATGCATCTAATGAATCTCTAAGGATGATAAACCCTCCGGTTTGTTACCGGAAGGGAGTAATGAAATATGAGTTTTTAAAAGTTCCGATAATAAGTATTATGTAAACTAGCAATAGAAGAGGAGCAAAAACATACGGGATGTGATAGCTGGTGCCTAACATAAAAAGCAACCCAACCTTTGATGATATTGCAGCAAAATATGATTTATGGGCTAAGCTGCCTTTAGGCAAACTCTGTGCTAAACTTGAAAATGAGGCTTTTTTTAAGGCTTACGGTGATATTGCAGGATCGGATCCTGTTTTAGATATAGGTTGTGGAACAGGTAATTATATTATAAACCTGGCCGGTTGCGGTCTTGATGTTACCGGATTGGACGCATCCGAGAATATGCTGGCTGTAGCCAGACAAAAACTGACCAAACAAGGCTTTCAAGCCTCTCTAGTACATTCGCTGGCAGAAAACATACCGTTTAAGGAGCATAGCTTTAAGACTGTGATATGTTCTCTGGCCTTAGAGTTCATGGGAAGACCGGAAAAAGTTGTTCAGGAGATTTTTCGAGTCTTACAGCCTTCAGGCCAATTCATTCTGGCATTTCTTAATTTCTGGAGTCCCTGGAATATGTACAGAATGTTAAAAGGTTATGTTCAGCCCACTATATATAATAACGCCAATTT
Proteins encoded in this region:
- a CDS encoding class I SAM-dependent methyltransferase, coding for MPNIKSNPTFDDIAAKYDLWAKLPLGKLCAKLENEAFFKAYGDIAGSDPVLDIGCGTGNYIINLAGCGLDVTGLDASENMLAVARQKLTKQGFQASLVHSLAENIPFKEHSFKTVICSLALEFMGRPEKVVQEIFRVLQPSGQFILAFLNFWSPWNMYRMLKGYVQPTIYNNANFMSRYYVNKVLKEAGFTDFSYYKAIYFPPIEKHFMLNSMYKHFEIIGDKLFPCLSTYIVVKCHKIK